TGGTCGAGCTGGCGCGGGACGCCGTGGGCGGGTCGTTCCTCGGCAAGCGGGTCGCGGTGCTCGGCGCCACCTTCAAGCCGGACTCGGACGACGTACGGGACTCGCCCGCGCTGAACGTGGCCGGACAGATCCACCTCCAGGGCGGGCAGGTCACCGTCTACGACCCCAAGGGCATGGACAACGCCCGGCGCGTCTTCCCGACCCTGGGGTACGCGGACTCCGCGCTGGCGGCGGCCCGGGGGGCGGAGGTCGTCCTCCACCTCACCGAGTGGCGCGAGTTCCGGGAGCTGGACCCGGCGGAGCTCGCGGGCGTCGTGACGGACCGGCTGGTGCTGGACGGTCGCAACGCGCTGGATCCCGTGCGGTGGCGCGCCGCCGGGTGGACGTACCGGGCCATGGGGCGGCCCCGCGCCTGATCGCCGTGGGCGCGTGCGGCTCCGCTGCTGGGGGCGCAGCCCCCAGCCCCCCGCGCCTCAAGCGCCGGCGGGGCCGGCCTTCGCGCGGCGGGCCGTGAATTCTGTGTCGCGGACCACGCGGAGGGCGTTGCCCCAGGTCAAGAGGGCCAGGTCGGATTCCGGCCAGCCTCGTTCCAGGAGTTCCGCGATCAGTCGCGGGTAGCCCGAGGGGTCGGTCAGACCGGCCGGGTGGGGGCCCTGCGGTTCGGTGCCGAAGGCGGCGCCGAGGCCGACGCTGTGCGGGCCCGCGACGGCCCGTACGTGGTCGAGGTGGTCCGCGACCGCGTGCAGGGAGTCCCCGGTGCGCGCGGCGTCGAAGGTGACCATCGCGAGCCCGTTCGCCTCGCCCAGTGCGAGCAGCACCTCGTCGGGCACGTTCGCCGGATGCGGGTTCAGCGCGGCCGCCGCCGTGTTCGAGATGATCGTCGGGGACTTGGACGCCCCCGCGATCTGGCAGGCGACCGCCGGCGGGCAGCCGGTGAGGTCCAGCATCATCGCCAGCCGGTTCGCCTCCCGGACCACCTCGTGGCCGAAGGCCGTCAGGTCGTCCTGCGCCCAGGACGCTCCCGCGGGCGCGAGGATCCGTACGCCCAGCGTGTGGAAGGCGCGCAGCGCGCCCAGCGAGTCGGTCAGCGTGCGGCCGGACACGGGGCCCAGGAACGAGGCGATCCGGCCGCGGTTGCGGGCGTCCGCCATGTCGTCGGCGCTGAGTGCCAGGCGCAGGCTGTCGGGGTAGCGGCGCACGAAGGCCAGCGCCACGTCGATCTGTTCCAGGGTGTCGGAGACCGCCTGGTCACCGGTCGTGTCCCCGCGCGGCCGGCCCGGCGGTACGAGCAGGGACCAGAACTGGGCCCCCACTCCCCCGGCACGCAGCCGCGGGATGTCGGTGTCGACACCGGTGTCGGGGGTGTCGATGTCGTGGTACGGGCTCTGGCGCAGGGTCCAGACGAAGGTGTTGCACCCGTCCGCCACGGGATGGACGGACAGCAGCGCGACGGCCCGGTCGAGGGCGCCCGCCGCCATGTCGGGTGCGGGGAGGTCTTCGGCTCCGATGCCCACGGAGTGGGGTTCGTCCTGCAGGTCGGCCATGGCGTTCGCTCCGGTCTCGGCGGCAGCAGGGAGAGATGGGATGGTGCCACCGTGACATGGGGGACGGCAGGGACGCCCGGCGGATGTGGCGTTCGGGTGAACACGCAGGTCACACCCGGTCACCACATCCGCCGTGCCCCTGCTAGATCACCGCGTTCGACGGGCCCCGGGACGCCGAGAGGTCACGCGACACCGCTTCCGCGTCGCGCAGCACCCGTACCGCGTTGGACCAGGTCAGCTTCGCCAGGTCGGCCCTGGACCAGCCGCGCGCCAGCAGCTCGGCGACCAGGTTCGGGTAGCCGGCCACGTCGTCCAGCCCGGACGGGGTGAAGGCCGTGCCGTCGTAGTCGCCGCCGATGCCGATGTGGTCGACCCCGGCCACCTCGCGCATGTGGTCCAGGTGGTCGGCCACCGTGGCGGCCGTGGCCACCGGGCGCGGGCGCTCCGCCTCGAAGGCCCGGTGCAGGGCCATCGCCTCGGGGGTGGTGTCCAGGTGGTGGAAACCGTGCGCCCGCAGGTTCTCGTCCGCGGCCAGGGTCCATTCGACCGCCGCCGGGAGGATGAACTTCGGGACGAAGGTGGCCATCGCCACCCCGCCGTTGGCCGGCAGCAGCGCCAGCACGTCGTCGGGGATGTTGCGCGGGTGGTCGCAGACCGCCCGCGCCGAGGAGTGCGAGAAGACCACCGGCGCGGCCGAGACCGCGAGGGCGTCCCGCATCGTCGTCGCGGCGACGTGCGAGAGGTCCACCAGCATGCCGACGCGGTTCATCTCCCGGACGACCTCGCGGCCGAAGTCGCTCAGGCCGCCGTGCCGGGGCTCGTCGGTCGCCGAGTCCGCCCAGTCGATCGTGTCGTTGTGCGTGAGCGTCATGTACCGCACGCCCAGCCGGTGCAGGGCGCGCAGCGTGGCGAGCGAGTTGTTGATGGAGTGGCCGCCCTCGGCGCCCATCAGCGAGGCGATCCGGCCGTCGGCGCGGGCCGCCTCCATGTCGTCCGCCGTCAGCGCCCGCACGAGGTCGCCGGGGTAACGGTCGATCAGCTGGGCGACCACGTCGATCTGCTCCAGCGTCGCGCTCACGGCCTCGTCACCGGCGTAGTCGGAGCGGACGTACACGGACCAGAACTGCGCGCCGACCCCGCCGGCGCGCAGCCGCGGGATGTCGGTGTGCAGGTGGGCGGACTGGTCGCCCGCGATGTCCCGTTGCGCCAGGTCGTAGCGCACCTGCTCGCGCAGCGCCCAGGGCAGGTCGTTGTGGCCGTCCACGACGGGGTGCTCGGCCAGCAGTTCGCGCGCCTCGTCCAGACGCTGCGCGGCGCTCACTTGCCGAACCCGAAGGACTCCGCGTTCGCGACCTTCGTACGCAGCCGCTTGCCCTTCTCGGTGGCCTGGTCATTGAGCTCCTGCTGGAAGTCGCGCATCCGGGCGAGGAGGTCCTTGTCGTGGGCGGCCAGCATCCGGACGGCCAGCAGACCCGCGTTGCGCGCCCCGGCGACCGAGACGGTGGCGACGGGAACCCCCGCGGGCATCTGGACGATCGACATCAGCGAGTCCATGCCGTCGAGGTACTTCAGCGGCACCGGCACGCCGATGACGGGCAGCGGGGTGACCGAGGCGAGCATGCCCGGCAGGTGGGCGGCTCCGCCCGCGCCCGCGATGATCGCCTTCAGGCCTCGGTCGGCGGCCTGCTCCCCGTACGCGATCATCTCGCGCGGCATCCGGTGCGCGGAGACGACGTCCACCTCGTAGGGGATCTCGAACTCGTCGAGGGCCTGGGCGGCGGCCTCCATGACGGGCCAGTCCGAGTCGGAGCCCATGACGATGCCGATGACGGGGCTGAGGGTACTCGCGGTGCTCATCTATCACTCCTTGCTTGGAAACCCCAGCCTGCGGGCTGGAGAAGAAACGCGTTGCCACCCCACGGTGCTGCCGTGACGGCATGTCGCTGCGCGATGCCTTGGCCTGGGCTTGTGTTCGGATCGTCACGGCCCCTAGCGTCCGCGTCGTGGGGGCTACTTCTGTGAAGCGGGCGTTTAAATACCGCTTCTGTCCGACTGACGCGCAGGCATTGGAGCTGTCCCGGACGTTCGGGTGCGTGCGGAAGGTCTGCAACCTGGCCCTCAGTGCCCGCAGCGAGGCGTGGACAACCCGCAGGGAGCGGGTGGGCTACGGCCAGACGTCGGTGATGCTCACCGGCTGGAAGAAGACCGAGGAGCTGGCTTACCTGGCCGAGGTGTCCTCGGTTCCGCTCCAGCAGGCGCTGCGCCACTTGCAGAGCGCGTTCACAGAGTTCTGGGGAAAGCGGTCGCAATACCCCCGGTTCAAGTCGAAGCGGAAGTCGCGCGCCTCGGCCGAGTACACGCGCAGTGCGTTTCGCTACGCCGACGGCCGACTGACGCTGGCGAAGATGGCCGAGCCGTTGGATGTGGTGTGGTCCCGTCCTCTGGCGGAGGGCGTGGAGCCGTCGACGGTCACTGTTTCTCGGGACGGCTCCGGACGCTGGTTCGTTTCCCTGCTGTGCGTGGACACCCCCGAGCCCATGCCCGCAACCACCACCGCTGTCGGCATCGACGTGGGTCTGACGGCCCTGGTGACCCTGTCCAGCGGGGAGAAGATCCCACACCCGAAGCGTGAGCGCCGCGACAGGGCACGCCTGGTCAAGGCCCAACGGGCGCTGGCCCGGAAAGAGAAAGGAAGTAGCAACCGGGCAAAGGCCCGCACCCGGGTGGCCCGTATCCATGCCCGGATCGCAGACCGCCGCAGCGATCACCTGCACAAGCTGACAACTCGACTCGTGCGCGAAAACCAAACGCTCGTGATTGAGGACCTCACCGTCCGCAACATGCTGAAAAACCACAAGCTCGCCCGTGCCATCGCCGATGCGGCCTGGCGCGAGATGCGGTCGATGCTGGAGTACAAAACGGCCTGGTACGGACGCGAGCTGATCATCGTCGATCGATGGTTCCCCAGCTCGAAGCTGTGCTCGGCCTGCGGGGCGATCGCCACGACGATGCCCCTGAACGTCCGTGAATGGACGTGCGGGAATTGCGGGACGACCCACGACCGGGACGAGAACGCAGCCGTGAACCTTCTGACCGCCGGGCTGGCGGTGACAGTCTGTGGAGACGGTGGAAGACCTCAACGGAACACCCCTGAGAGGCAGCGGTCAGTGAAGCAGAAAACCCGACCCGCGAGGGAAGGAGTTCCCCCCTCCGCCAGGAGAGGGGAACGAGGTCAAGCGGTGACCGTTCCTCTGAGGTAGTCGGCTGCGTGGCGTGCGCGCTCCAGCACATCGTCCAGATCGTCGCCGTAGGTGTTGACGTGGCCGACCTTGCGGCCGTGCTTCACGTCCTTGCCGTACATGTGGATCTTCAGCTGCGGGTCGTGCGCCATGCAGTGCAGGTACGCGGCGTACATGTCGGGGTAGTCCCCGCCCAGCACGTTCGCCATGACCGTCCAGCGGGCCCGGGGGCGGGGGTCGCCCAGGGGGAGGTCCAGGACCGCGCGGACGTGGTTGGCGAACTGGGAGGTGACGGCACCGTCCTGGGTCCAGTGGCCGCTGTTGTGCGGGCGCATCGCCAGTTCGTTGACCAGGATCCGGCCGTCGGTGGTCTCGAACAGTTCCACGGCCAGGTGGCCGGTCACGCCGAGTTCCTTGGCGATGCGCAGGGCGAGGGCCTGGGCCTCGCCCGCCAGGGTCTCCGAGAGGTCCGGGGCGGGGGCGATCACCGTGTCGCAGACCCCGTCCACCTGGCGGGACTCGACGACGGGGTAGGCCACCGCCTGGCCGTGCGGGGAGCGGACGATGTTCGCCGCGAGCTCGCGGACGAAATCGACCTTCTCCTCCGCGAGGACCGGGACGCCCGCCTTGAAGGGGGCCTCCGCGTCCTCGGGGGTGCGGACGAACCACACGCCCTTGCCGTCGTACCCGCCCCGCACGGTCTTGAGGATGACGGGAAACCCGCCCACCTCGTCCGCGAAGGCCGCCACGTCCGCCGGATCGCTCACGATCCGGTGGCGGGGGCTGGGCGCACCGATCTCGTCGAGCTTGGCGCGCATCACCCCCTTGTCCTGGGCGTGCACCAATGCGTCGGACCCCGGGCGGACGGGGATGCCGTCCGCCTCCAGGGCCCGTAGGTGCTCCATGGGTACGTGCTCGTGGTCGAAGGTGATCACGTCACAGCCGCGCGCGAAGGCACGCAGCGTCTCCAGGTCGCGATAGTCGCCGATGACGACGTCGCTCACGACCTGGGCCGCCGAGTCCTGCGGGGTGTCACTGAGGAGCTTGAATCTGATGCCGAGGGGGATGCCCGCCTCGTGGGTCATGCGGGCGAGCTGACCGCCGCCGACCATGCCGACTACCGGGAACGTCACTCCTCCAGGGTATCCGCCGGTATTCGGCCATCAGGACCCGCATGGACACGGCCCGCCCGGACCTGCCGGTGTGCCGTGCGTCGCACGGTGTCCGAAGGCACAGACGGGGCTGTGGGGGGACACTTACGATGGGCGGGTTGACGGAGAACACCGGACGCCCTTAGCGGGGCGGTGACCGACAGGAACTGACCTTCTGATGAGCACGCCGGGGAACGGATCTGCTCTCGAACGCGTACGCGCTCTCGTGCGAGAGGTCGCCAAGTTCGGGGCGGTCGGTGGTCTGGGTGTACTGGTCAACCTGGGTGTCTTCAACCTGATCCGGCACACGACCGACCTGCAGGTGGTGCGCGCGAGCGTGATAGCCACCGTCGTGGCCATCGCCACGAACTACCTGGGCTTCCGCTACTTCGCCTACCGGGACCGTGCCCAGAGCGGCCGCACCCGTGAGCTGGTCCTCTTCGCCGCGTTCAGCGGCATCGGCCTGGTCATCGAGAACGGCGTGCTCTACACCGCCACCTACGGCTTCGGCTGGGACGGCTCGGTGGCCAGCAACGTCTTCAAGTTCATCGGCATCGGCACCGCCACCGTGTTCCGCTTCTGGTCGTACCGGACCTGGGTCTTCAAGGCCCTGCCCGAGGCCGCCGAGCCGGTGCCGGGGCCCGCGCCGCTGCCCAGGCCGGAGCGCCGGCCGGAGCCGCTGCCCGCGCCGGAGCCGGCGAACAACTAGTACGCACTCCTAGCGCACGGTCGTCTCCTGCTCGGCCCGTTCCGGCGCCGTCCGGCTGAGGAACAGCGCGAACACCGGCGGCTGCGTCTGGAGCAGCTCGAGGCGTCCCCCGTCCGCCTCCGCGAGGTCCCGGGCGACCGCGAGGCCGATCCCGGTGGAGTTGCGGCCGCTGATGGCCCGCTCGAAGATCCGGTTGCCCAGGTCCGGCGGGACCCCCGGCCCCTCGTCCGTGACCTCCAGGACCGCCTGGTTGCCGACGACGCGGGTACGCAGGGCGACCGTGCCGCCACCGTGCATCAGGGCGTTCTCCACCAGCGTGGCCAGCACCTGCGAGACCGCGCCCGGGGTGCCGACGGCGCGCACGCCCTGCTTCCCGGAGCGCACGATGGCCCGGCCCGCGCTGCGGTAGGCGGGCCGCCACTCCTCCACCTGCTGCTTGACGACCTCGTCCAGGTCGAAGGGGACCGCGGAGCCCGTCCGCGGGTCCCGCGAGTTCGTGAGCAGCCGCTGCACGACGTCCGTGAGCCGCTCCACCTGGGTGAGGGCGATCGTCGCCTCCTCCCGCACGGTCTCCAGGTCGTCGGTGACCGTGATCTCCTCCAGCCGCATGGACAGTGCGGTGAGGGGGGTCCGCAGCTGGTGCGAGGCGTCCGCGGCGAGGCGCCGCTCGGCGGTCAGCATCCGGCCGATCCGCTCGGCGCTGGAGTCCAGGACGTCGGCGACGCGGTCGAGCTCGGGGACCCCGTACCGCTTGTGCCGGGGGCGCGGGTCGCCCGATCCGAGCCGCTCCGCCGTCTCGGCGAGGTCGGTGAGCGGGGAGGCCAGCCGGTTCGC
Above is a genomic segment from Streptomyces sp. NBC_01233 containing:
- a CDS encoding membrane dipeptidase — translated: MADLQDEPHSVGIGAEDLPAPDMAAGALDRAVALLSVHPVADGCNTFVWTLRQSPYHDIDTPDTGVDTDIPRLRAGGVGAQFWSLLVPPGRPRGDTTGDQAVSDTLEQIDVALAFVRRYPDSLRLALSADDMADARNRGRIASFLGPVSGRTLTDSLGALRAFHTLGVRILAPAGASWAQDDLTAFGHEVVREANRLAMMLDLTGCPPAVACQIAGASKSPTIISNTAAAALNPHPANVPDEVLLALGEANGLAMVTFDAARTGDSLHAVADHLDHVRAVAGPHSVGLGAAFGTEPQGPHPAGLTDPSGYPRLIAELLERGWPESDLALLTWGNALRVVRDTEFTARRAKAGPAGA
- a CDS encoding dipeptidase, producing MSAAQRLDEARELLAEHPVVDGHNDLPWALREQVRYDLAQRDIAGDQSAHLHTDIPRLRAGGVGAQFWSVYVRSDYAGDEAVSATLEQIDVVAQLIDRYPGDLVRALTADDMEAARADGRIASLMGAEGGHSINNSLATLRALHRLGVRYMTLTHNDTIDWADSATDEPRHGGLSDFGREVVREMNRVGMLVDLSHVAATTMRDALAVSAAPVVFSHSSARAVCDHPRNIPDDVLALLPANGGVAMATFVPKFILPAAVEWTLAADENLRAHGFHHLDTTPEAMALHRAFEAERPRPVATAATVADHLDHMREVAGVDHIGIGGDYDGTAFTPSGLDDVAGYPNLVAELLARGWSRADLAKLTWSNAVRVLRDAEAVSRDLSASRGPSNAVI
- the purE gene encoding 5-(carboxyamino)imidazole ribonucleotide mutase, with the translated sequence MSTASTLSPVIGIVMGSDSDWPVMEAAAQALDEFEIPYEVDVVSAHRMPREMIAYGEQAADRGLKAIIAGAGGAAHLPGMLASVTPLPVIGVPVPLKYLDGMDSLMSIVQMPAGVPVATVSVAGARNAGLLAVRMLAAHDKDLLARMRDFQQELNDQATEKGKRLRTKVANAESFGFGK
- a CDS encoding RNA-guided endonuclease InsQ/TnpB family protein, with translation MKRAFKYRFCPTDAQALELSRTFGCVRKVCNLALSARSEAWTTRRERVGYGQTSVMLTGWKKTEELAYLAEVSSVPLQQALRHLQSAFTEFWGKRSQYPRFKSKRKSRASAEYTRSAFRYADGRLTLAKMAEPLDVVWSRPLAEGVEPSTVTVSRDGSGRWFVSLLCVDTPEPMPATTTAVGIDVGLTALVTLSSGEKIPHPKRERRDRARLVKAQRALARKEKGSSNRAKARTRVARIHARIADRRSDHLHKLTTRLVRENQTLVIEDLTVRNMLKNHKLARAIADAAWREMRSMLEYKTAWYGRELIIVDRWFPSSKLCSACGAIATTMPLNVREWTCGNCGTTHDRDENAAVNLLTAGLAVTVCGDGGRPQRNTPERQRSVKQKTRPAREGVPPSARRGERGQAVTVPLR
- a CDS encoding 5-(carboxyamino)imidazole ribonucleotide synthase; translated protein: MTFPVVGMVGGGQLARMTHEAGIPLGIRFKLLSDTPQDSAAQVVSDVVIGDYRDLETLRAFARGCDVITFDHEHVPMEHLRALEADGIPVRPGSDALVHAQDKGVMRAKLDEIGAPSPRHRIVSDPADVAAFADEVGGFPVILKTVRGGYDGKGVWFVRTPEDAEAPFKAGVPVLAEEKVDFVRELAANIVRSPHGQAVAYPVVESRQVDGVCDTVIAPAPDLSETLAGEAQALALRIAKELGVTGHLAVELFETTDGRILVNELAMRPHNSGHWTQDGAVTSQFANHVRAVLDLPLGDPRPRARWTVMANVLGGDYPDMYAAYLHCMAHDPQLKIHMYGKDVKHGRKVGHVNTYGDDLDDVLERARHAADYLRGTVTA
- a CDS encoding GtrA family protein — its product is MSTPGNGSALERVRALVREVAKFGAVGGLGVLVNLGVFNLIRHTTDLQVVRASVIATVVAIATNYLGFRYFAYRDRAQSGRTRELVLFAAFSGIGLVIENGVLYTATYGFGWDGSVASNVFKFIGIGTATVFRFWSYRTWVFKALPEAAEPVPGPAPLPRPERRPEPLPAPEPANN
- a CDS encoding ATP-binding protein, with translation MRRRLINSTLAVVLVVIAVFGVSLVIVETRTITSSAQDRIESEALRLVGIVEANVLEHKPVDPVALAEQLDAGHYARITIPGQPAVEVGAPIPDSVIRGTARGEQGEVVTVEESRSTVTKEVGRTLAVVGAVALLAVVAAVLLAVRQANRLASPLTDLAETAERLGSGDPRPRHKRYGVPELDRVADVLDSSAERIGRMLTAERRLAADASHQLRTPLTALSMRLEEITVTDDLETVREEATIALTQVERLTDVVQRLLTNSRDPRTGSAVPFDLDEVVKQQVEEWRPAYRSAGRAIVRSGKQGVRAVGTPGAVSQVLATLVENALMHGGGTVALRTRVVGNQAVLEVTDEGPGVPPDLGNRIFERAISGRNSTGIGLAVARDLAEADGGRLELLQTQPPVFALFLSRTAPERAEQETTVR